One Lachnospiraceae bacterium C1.1 genomic region harbors:
- a CDS encoding Crp/Fnr family transcriptional regulator, with the protein MNLQELIEATDVKDIKIEKKTYKKGESVHSPSDICEGLFMVDSGVLRVFIISPEGREITLYRLGKGELCLFSASCAFNAVSFDIFIEAADNCILERLSVGSYQKIKDHPLVAATVNETFAQRMQSVIGLVNDILWNSMDTRILNYLRSESELQKSKNLKITHETIANNLGTAREVVSRVLKYLEREGRLQLSRGEVTLLSDPD; encoded by the coding sequence ATGAATTTACAGGAATTGATAGAAGCGACTGATGTCAAAGATATAAAGATCGAAAAAAAGACATATAAAAAAGGAGAGTCTGTTCACTCTCCTTCTGATATTTGCGAGGGACTTTTCATGGTTGACTCAGGTGTTCTCCGTGTTTTTATAATCTCACCCGAGGGACGCGAGATCACCCTCTATAGACTTGGCAAGGGCGAGCTTTGCCTTTTCTCGGCTTCCTGCGCCTTTAATGCCGTAAGTTTTGATATTTTTATTGAAGCAGCCGATAACTGCATTCTCGAACGACTTTCTGTAGGCAGTTATCAAAAAATAAAAGACCATCCTCTCGTAGCAGCGACCGTAAACGAAACCTTTGCGCAAAGAATGCAGTCAGTTATCGGGCTTGTAAACGATATACTCTGGAACAGTATGGACACGCGCATACTTAACTATTTAAGATCTGAGTCAGAATTGCAGAAAAGCAAGAATTTAAAGATCACCCACGAGACTATTGCAAACAACTTAGGCACCGCTCGTGAAGTGGTGAGCCGCGTTCTTAAATATCTTGAACGCGAAGGTCGTTTGCAGCTTTCCCGTGGTGAAGTAACTCTTCTTTCAGACCCCGACTAA
- a CDS encoding 4Fe-4S binding protein, giving the protein MIRKFYSKYGFAILLAYLVAAYFLPPLGVIAVICMMAPVIFALAGKGRYWCGNYCPRGNFFQNVTCHISRKKPIPVFFKSVGFRVFMVAFIIGNFSYGIYNAGGDIAAIGMVFYRIIVITTIVGIIFNAAFMPRTWCSFCPMGSIATFITFLKKKEK; this is encoded by the coding sequence ATGATCAGAAAATTTTACAGTAAATATGGATTTGCAATATTACTTGCCTACCTTGTGGCTGCTTATTTCCTGCCTCCACTCGGAGTAATAGCTGTTATATGCATGATGGCACCGGTTATTTTTGCCCTGGCAGGCAAAGGAAGATACTGGTGTGGAAATTACTGCCCCAGGGGAAATTTCTTCCAGAATGTGACATGCCATATTTCACGAAAAAAGCCTATACCCGTATTTTTTAAGAGTGTAGGATTCAGAGTATTCATGGTAGCTTTCATAATCGGAAATTTCTCCTATGGAATATATAATGCAGGCGGTGATATCGCAGCAATAGGTATGGTATTTTACAGGATAATCGTGATCACAACAATAGTGGGAATCATATTTAATGCGGCATTCATGCCAAGAACATGGTGCTCCTTCTGCCCGATGGGATCAATTGCGACTTTTATAACCTTCCTTAAGAAAAAAGAAAAATAA
- a CDS encoding HigA family addiction module antitoxin: protein MMTRKPTHPGTVFLEDVMKPLNLTVTETARMLGVSRKSLSEFVNEKVSLSPEMALRIGKATNTSVESWMNMQQKLTLWNARKHEPKNVIPFPLMDVMEG, encoded by the coding sequence ATGATGACAAGAAAACCAACACATCCCGGAACTGTTTTTCTGGAAGATGTAATGAAACCTTTAAACTTAACGGTAACCGAGACTGCACGCATGCTTGGAGTAAGCAGAAAATCGCTGTCCGAGTTTGTAAACGAAAAAGTTTCTTTAAGCCCGGAAATGGCCTTGAGAATCGGTAAAGCAACGAACACTTCCGTCGAAAGCTGGATGAATATGCAACAAAAACTTACTTTATGGAATGCTCGAAAACATGAGCCAAAAAATGTAATCCCCTTTCCGTTAATGGATGTCATGGAAGGTTAA
- a CDS encoding type II toxin-antitoxin system RelE/ParE family toxin: MIKSFAHKGLREFYTTGSKKGIQPEHATKLARMLDRLDASIDPQDMNLPGYRLHSLKGDKRDMWSVTVNGNWRITFYFEGQDAYLVDYMDYH, encoded by the coding sequence ATGATTAAATCATTTGCACACAAAGGTTTAAGAGAATTCTATACAACCGGATCCAAGAAGGGCATCCAACCTGAGCACGCAACAAAACTTGCCAGAATGCTGGACAGATTAGATGCAAGCATAGATCCACAGGATATGAACCTTCCCGGTTATCGCTTACATTCATTAAAGGGTGATAAACGTGACATGTGGTCTGTCACCGTAAACGGAAACTGGAGAATAACGTTTTACTTCGAAGGTCAGGATGCATACTTGGTAGATTATATGGATTATCACTAA
- a CDS encoding leucine-rich repeat protein, which yields MAKKIIRKKKKHLRLKRGARRTIAALLMVTALIVAAIPAPSVKASDIQSENSLNGGTDATDTENSTDPTESEMEIQSTSDADDYIDASDGIRYYFKTGTDTYGSDGTIAMFVGYDDNPDDSTFNDVSQITTLNIPSTFNSYDVEQINDFDDGNNSNLTLIYLPSTVKYLNSNAFDGCTNVETINIPDSDKIVAIGDSAFAGTENLSTSITIGANVTNLGTSVFNDSSVTTVTVTSTKLDAMPAGVFTDSSVQKVYMADSSIKNLDSSCFEDCTNINEVTLPSALQTIGDSAFSGCTGITDITIPSTLISLGASAFKGCTALKSVTDFEGCGVTNLYSNAFNGCSSLTSMTTPTSPDYVTIADSSVFAGCTGLQTVDLAENVNAIPDSAFANCTALQKLYVRYRGCSVGSSITPLSSGKSTIEGFYIYGYASSDEGEVVTDSNKTEIFAYAEDSNILFKDLEDSNPDSSLYGDYIKVNSSGIIEYVSSELASSGYSDLWNGGAFIVPESITVVKDGGTSERTITGIGAYALAPLEGDLSTVYINNTSFTTLEDNAFKGLSNLELLSVVTDDGITSIGSNVFDGCSADLVIYGTQKSDNTLFNYAMDNSFTLGGTAGSYIPVYNKNHGDVGYLLKVEHGDSYNTLTDYKTEGTTDTVELPSGIEYIGTDSGIGEKIFKGNEDLTSFTANGLLVIDSLEFQGDTGLTSVTLAASPTSIGTTPWRDCTSLPYVEISTEGTYSSDTTNGMIFEGSSSSPTSIVEALEGNSAGKYAVPSTVTSIYPYAFYNRQNLQTLDLTAANGLTKIQNNTFEGMKALKKVSIGQNMKTVATEAFKDVPDGTMFYVYSSSISYSDDYDCFDPANGDNSSDYYFYGTSEDNSDNTYYMCNTSTTDGLNWGGTTDDSAKTSLSSDNIASSPTKITKTIDDDTTEISIEKGTDFNLILTSGSTTTTISTDEYYVSGTWYDSTKTAMEAAPDSEGSYYIMVIANTDSELYEGYRYIPVAVTDSSSTKTDISSKASWKPKGLTMSLDDIKANSGLIPGDDADALENGADFYLYLTDDDTAISTADYYLGYYYTYTFDSSTGSYTYTAIEDDYPTVSGNFAVACIAKSTSSDYTGTLYVRFTVTDGSSSDDDDSSKTSLDGNVYADPEPIEISLYDRSPATVTKGIDFNLYRVSDNALVKTDYYSIAAYCDSSYNTLSSAPTSEGTYYVKLTATSSTVNPWKGSIYVQLDVYEEDPNKTSLSADCYAKPSIIKKAIPSSGKTVTVVKGTDFNIYRVSDNSLIDTSYYEITGYLDSSKTALSGVPYEAGSYYVVVQPYSSDSEVTGTLLINMTVSVGGTLSINAIEDQYWTGSAVTPDIKVTSTTDSDLTLTKGIDYTSAYSSNINAGAATVTATGISDYNGDSATATFSILKSIANCTINATNTEYTGKATTPTVTITDGSKKLTLGTDFVISAIDKNVKVNNNKGVVTVEGIGYYYGEATANFSVRKTYSTSSSSSSSSKSSSKSSSSSSSSSSGSSGSTAATVSSSTANVDSTTNGSAGNGNGYVNTGKTAPVDPGDTGLDDASATINGSTDNYVVKIRKSSTADSEFRQALTDEYGNIDAFRYYAFDISLYDETGTEKIEDPQGVSVTLTIPLPDSLALYGGNNQAAAVSQSGDLENLSTRFTSIDGKDCASFTATHFSTYGFYVDTNNLSAGNSLDSTPKTGDPISPKWFLSLGLAALSVFLFLKKDPLPARAKVRVAR from the coding sequence ATGGCTAAAAAGATTATCAGGAAGAAAAAAAAGCATCTCAGATTAAAGAGGGGAGCACGTCGCACCATAGCAGCTTTACTTATGGTGACAGCATTGATAGTTGCTGCTATTCCCGCGCCTTCCGTAAAGGCAAGTGACATACAGTCGGAAAATAGCTTGAATGGGGGAACTGATGCCACTGATACCGAAAATTCAACGGATCCAACAGAGAGTGAAATGGAAATACAGAGTACTTCTGATGCCGATGATTATATCGATGCTTCTGATGGGATAAGGTATTACTTTAAGACAGGAACAGATACATATGGATCTGATGGTACAATAGCCATGTTTGTTGGCTATGATGATAATCCTGATGATTCCACATTTAACGATGTAAGTCAGATAACGACTCTCAATATACCATCGACTTTTAATTCATATGATGTGGAGCAGATAAACGACTTTGATGATGGAAATAACAGTAATCTAACACTTATTTACCTTCCGAGTACCGTAAAATATCTGAATTCCAATGCGTTTGACGGATGCACTAATGTTGAAACCATAAATATTCCTGACTCGGACAAGATTGTGGCTATAGGTGATTCAGCTTTTGCCGGAACAGAAAATCTTTCAACCTCAATAACTATAGGTGCCAATGTAACCAATCTGGGGACATCAGTTTTCAACGATAGTTCAGTGACAACTGTAACGGTTACGTCTACAAAGCTTGATGCTATGCCGGCGGGGGTTTTCACGGATTCGTCAGTACAGAAGGTATATATGGCTGACAGCTCCATAAAAAATCTGGACAGTTCATGCTTTGAGGACTGTACGAATATTAATGAGGTAACCCTTCCATCAGCACTTCAGACAATAGGTGATTCTGCATTTTCAGGCTGTACCGGGATTACGGATATTACGATTCCATCAACACTGATCAGTCTTGGAGCGTCAGCATTTAAGGGTTGTACTGCACTAAAATCGGTAACTGATTTTGAGGGATGTGGAGTTACGAATCTTTATTCTAATGCTTTTAATGGATGCAGCTCCCTGACATCCATGACTACCCCTACAAGTCCTGACTACGTTACTATTGCAGACAGCAGTGTATTTGCAGGCTGCACAGGTCTTCAGACGGTTGACCTCGCTGAGAATGTAAACGCAATTCCTGACAGTGCTTTTGCAAACTGTACGGCATTACAGAAACTTTACGTTCGATACAGGGGCTGTTCGGTAGGAAGCAGCATAACACCATTGAGCAGTGGAAAATCAACTATAGAAGGATTTTATATTTATGGATATGCAAGCTCGGATGAAGGTGAAGTAGTTACAGACAGTAATAAAACGGAAATTTTTGCATATGCTGAGGACAGCAACATACTTTTTAAGGATCTCGAGGACAGCAATCCGGACAGCTCACTTTACGGAGACTATATCAAGGTAAATTCATCCGGAATCATAGAATATGTAAGCTCAGAGCTGGCAAGCAGCGGATATTCCGACTTATGGAATGGCGGTGCATTTATCGTGCCTGAGAGTATTACCGTGGTCAAGGACGGCGGTACGTCGGAAAGAACCATAACGGGAATCGGCGCATATGCACTGGCACCATTAGAGGGAGACCTTTCAACAGTCTATATCAATAATACATCGTTCACGACACTTGAGGATAATGCATTCAAGGGACTTTCAAACCTTGAACTTTTAAGTGTGGTTACTGATGACGGGATCACATCAATAGGTTCCAATGTATTTGACGGGTGCTCTGCTGATCTTGTCATTTATGGGACACAGAAGTCTGATAATACGTTATTCAACTATGCCATGGACAACTCGTTTACCCTGGGTGGTACTGCAGGAAGCTATATACCTGTTTATAATAAGAACCATGGTGACGTGGGCTATCTTCTCAAGGTAGAGCATGGGGATTCCTACAATACCCTGACAGACTATAAAACTGAGGGAACGACGGATACGGTAGAACTTCCGTCCGGTATTGAATATATAGGAACTGACAGTGGCATAGGTGAGAAGATCTTCAAGGGTAATGAAGACCTCACGAGCTTTACTGCAAATGGTCTTCTGGTAATAGACAGCCTTGAATTCCAGGGCGATACAGGACTTACATCAGTGACCCTCGCAGCTTCACCGACATCGATAGGAACTACACCCTGGAGGGACTGCACAAGCCTTCCATATGTGGAAATTTCTACAGAGGGGACTTATTCGTCAGACACCACCAACGGCATGATCTTTGAGGGATCTTCAAGTTCCCCGACATCCATAGTGGAAGCTCTTGAGGGAAACAGTGCGGGCAAATATGCGGTCCCGAGCACGGTAACAAGTATTTACCCGTATGCCTTCTACAACAGGCAGAATCTCCAGACACTTGACCTTACTGCAGCAAACGGTCTGACAAAGATTCAGAATAATACCTTTGAAGGCATGAAAGCCCTTAAAAAGGTGAGCATAGGGCAGAACATGAAGACGGTTGCCACGGAAGCATTCAAGGATGTTCCCGATGGTACGATGTTCTATGTGTATTCATCAAGCATCAGTTATTCAGACGACTATGACTGCTTTGACCCGGCAAATGGTGATAACAGCTCGGACTACTATTTCTATGGAACAAGTGAGGATAACAGCGATAACACATACTACATGTGTAATACCAGTACTACAGATGGTCTTAACTGGGGAGGAACCACTGACGACTCGGCCAAAACTTCACTTTCCAGTGATAATATAGCATCCTCACCGACTAAGATAACCAAAACGATTGATGATGATACCACGGAAATATCGATAGAGAAGGGCACTGATTTTAACCTTATACTCACAAGCGGCTCGACAACCACAACTATTTCGACAGACGAGTATTATGTATCGGGAACCTGGTATGACAGCACCAAGACAGCCATGGAGGCAGCACCGGACAGTGAGGGCAGCTATTACATTATGGTTATAGCCAATACTGATTCGGAGCTTTATGAAGGCTACAGATATATTCCCGTGGCTGTAACGGATTCATCCTCGACCAAAACGGATATTTCATCCAAAGCATCATGGAAGCCAAAGGGGCTGACCATGAGCCTGGATGATATAAAGGCTAACAGTGGACTAATTCCCGGGGATGATGCGGATGCGCTGGAGAATGGGGCGGACTTTTATCTCTACCTTACGGATGATGATACGGCAATAAGCACGGCTGATTATTATCTCGGGTATTATTATACTTATACGTTTGACAGCAGTACAGGCAGCTACACATATACTGCAATAGAGGATGACTATCCAACGGTTTCCGGTAATTTTGCTGTTGCATGTATAGCGAAATCCACATCATCGGATTATACAGGAACACTTTATGTAAGATTTACGGTTACGGATGGTTCATCATCTGATGATGACGACAGCAGCAAAACCTCCCTGGACGGGAATGTTTACGCAGATCCTGAACCCATAGAAATTTCGCTTTATGACAGGAGTCCGGCTACTGTAACAAAGGGAATTGACTTTAACCTTTACAGGGTATCGGATAATGCGCTGGTCAAGACTGATTATTACAGCATTGCGGCGTATTGTGACTCAAGCTATAATACGCTTTCGAGCGCACCGACCAGTGAGGGTACATACTACGTTAAACTGACTGCAACATCATCAACAGTAAACCCGTGGAAGGGAAGCATATATGTACAGCTCGATGTGTATGAGGAGGATCCGAATAAGACATCACTTTCAGCAGACTGCTATGCCAAACCGTCTATCATTAAGAAGGCAATACCTTCCAGCGGAAAGACTGTAACGGTAGTCAAAGGAACAGACTTTAATATCTATAGGGTTTCGGATAACTCTCTGATAGACACAAGCTATTATGAAATAACGGGTTATCTTGACTCGAGCAAGACAGCACTCAGCGGAGTGCCATATGAGGCAGGAAGCTACTATGTTGTTGTACAGCCGTATTCAAGCGACTCAGAGGTGACGGGTACACTCCTTATAAATATGACGGTTTCTGTTGGCGGTACTTTGTCGATAAATGCGATAGAGGATCAGTACTGGACAGGCTCGGCAGTAACGCCGGATATTAAGGTCACATCAACAACGGATTCCGATCTGACGCTGACAAAGGGAATCGACTATACCTCGGCATATTCCAGCAATATAAATGCTGGGGCGGCAACGGTAACGGCAACGGGTATTTCTGACTATAACGGAGACTCGGCAACAGCAACGTTCTCGATACTAAAATCGATAGCAAACTGTACTATAAATGCCACAAATACCGAATACACAGGTAAAGCAACAACACCTACGGTAACAATAACAGATGGCAGCAAAAAGCTTACATTGGGAACGGATTTTGTGATCTCGGCAATAGACAAAAATGTCAAGGTAAATAACAACAAGGGTGTTGTAACAGTAGAAGGGATAGGTTATTACTATGGTGAGGCTACAGCTAATTTCTCGGTTCGTAAAACATATTCAACGAGCTCTTCGTCGTCTTCTTCCTCGAAATCAAGCTCAAAGTCGTCCTCTTCCAGCAGCAGCTCCAGTTCCGGTTCAAGTGGATCAACAGCGGCAACTGTAAGTTCGTCTACTGCAAACGTTGACTCTACAACCAATGGCTCTGCAGGCAACGGAAACGGATATGTAAATACAGGAAAGACGGCACCGGTAGATCCGGGAGATACAGGACTTGATGATGCATCAGCAACAATTAACGGATCGACTGATAATTATGTAGTTAAGATCAGGAAGTCAAGTACTGCTGATTCCGAATTCAGACAGGCTCTTACAGATGAGTATGGCAATATCGATGCATTCAGATACTATGCATTTGATATTTCACTCTATGATGAAACGGGAACTGAAAAGATAGAGGATCCGCAGGGAGTTTCAGTAACGCTGACAATACCGCTTCCTGATTCGCTGGCTCTCTATGGAGGAAACAATCAGGCGGCAGCGGTGAGCCAAAGCGGTGATCTTGAAAATCTTTCTACAAGATTTACATCTATTGATGGAAAGGATTGCGCATCCTTTACGGCTACGCATTTCTCGACCTATGGATTCTATGTTGACACCAATAATCTTTCGGCAGGAAATTCACTTGATTCAACGCCGAAGACAGGTGATCCTATAAGCCCTAAGTGGTTCTTATCACTCGGACTTGCGGCACTTTCAGTATTCCTTTTCCTTAAGAAGGATCCGCTGCCGGCAAGGGCAAAGGTAAGGGTTGCCAGATAA